In the genome of Maribacter forsetii DSM 18668, the window AAAAATTAGATTACCTTTTGTTTCGTATTGATATTTAGCGTTCATCTTAATTTATATAAGGTCAATTTCTTTTTTTAATTACAGTAGTTTTGCTGCTGTCATTTTTAACGCTACATGAAAAAAGCACTTGCCAGATATAGAAATAGTGCCTTCAGAAATTTTATAAGAAGGCACTCAAAATATGCGCCAATTATATTTTTCGTTGGCGGATTTATATTTGACACCCTGACCCTTGGTCGTATTGACCGTACCTATGACTTAACGGTATTATGTCTGCATATGACCTCATTATCGATTACGCTATATCTCTACAATCTTGTGGACGATGGAAAATGGAAAAATACCTTTCTAGAACGATACGAAGAATATTTACCCCTTGCCATTCAATTTTTTTTCGGTGGGTTATCTAGTGCCTATGTCATCTATTTTTCAAGAAGTGTTTCTTTATCCAAAACAGCATCGTTCTTTATCATTCTTGTTTTACTACTGATTGCAAATGAGTTCTTAAAAAAACGAATTTCAAACAAATACCTTCAATTTGGGGTATACTACTTTATTAGCTTCACGTTTTTCACGTTTATGATTCCTGTATTTTTGAAGGAACTGAATACTACAATTTTCTTGATTTCAGGAGCAGTCAGTTTAATTAGCACATTAATTCTTCTCACTATTATCTATGGTAAAAGCCCAAGTACCAGAAAGGAGATTAAACTGGGTAAAATGGTTTTTATCATCATTGCAATTTACGCTATTATTAACCTATTCTATTTCCTAAAATTGATTCCGCCCGTACCTTTGGCATTAGATAAAGGAATTGTGGCTCATGAAGTCATTCAAAAAAACGGAAACTATGAGGTTACTTATGAGTCTGAGGAATCTTTAATTTTTTGGCGTAAACATAAATTGGATTTTAGTTATTCTCCAGACCAGCGAGTGTATATTTTTTCTTCCATTTTTGCACCAACGGACTTAAAAAAATCTATTTTCCATAGATGGAGAAGGTATAATACACAGACCAAAGAATGGGAAAACGTTGATGATATTGGTTACGATATTACTGGCGGCAGAGATGGTGGATTTAGAGGATATACTTATAAAACCAATGTTACACCTGGTGAATGGGAAGTACAAGTGCTTACCGAAGAAGAACAAGTATTAGGTGTTATAGGCTTTCAAATAAAAACTAGAACCGATCAAAATCCTTTGCGACTCAAAACCTCAAAATTTTAGGATTACATACTGTTTAAATCATAAATTTTCAGCTCTTTAAACAGAACTAAATAATTCGGTTTTACCTGAAACCATTAATATTATTTTTAATTGTTAGGGGTGTGAAAACATAGACTACCTTCGTACAACCTTAATTTCATAAGTGACAATATATCAAAAAGTTCAAGCGGTAGATCGTATTTTCAACCAATTGGATAAGGAGTTAGGCTCCTTTCAACAATCTACAGGACTTAGCTGTGTAGCCAATTGTGGTCTATGTTGTTTAAAACCGGACATCAATGCTACTGCATTAGAGTTTTTACCACTAGCCTATCACCTATTAATACATGGGGAGACGGAGCGATGGTTAGAAAAACTTCAAAATAATAAAGACAATAAAATATGTCCTGTATTAAACGAAATCATCACACCTGACTCTAAAGGCTATTGTTCTGAATATGCGCATCGCGGACTCATTTGTAGACTGTTTGGTTTTTCTGCTATGTTGCACAAAAGCAATAAACCCATATTAGTTACTTGCAAACCTATTAAAGAACAAAAGACCGAAGCTTTTAATAAGGCCAATGCTCATATTGCAGCTAATAAAAATTATCCACTTATTAGTAATTACTATATGCAGTTGCGCTCTATAGATGAATCCTTAGGAGAAGAATTGTTCCCAATAAGAATTGCGATAGAGAAAGCCATCCATGCCGTTTTAGCATATTACGCCTATAGAGAACTACCCAGTAAAGACAATATAGTTTAATGTAGATTACTTAAAAAAGAGATTAAGCGTACCTTTATCAATAGTTTAATAATCGTTACATAAAAGATTATTTTGAAAATATACGCTATTAGTGGTTTAGGTGCTGACCAAAGAGTTTTTAATCATTTAACTCTAGATTTTGAATTGACCACTATAGATTGGATTACTCCCCACCAAAACGAACATATTAAAGAATATTCTAGAAGGCTTAGTAGTGTTATTGACACCAATGGAGAGTTCTGTTTGATAGGTGTTAGTTTCGGTGGATTAATTGCGACGGAAATAAGCAAAATGCTTCAACCGAAAAAAGTAATTCTTATTTCTTCTGCACAAACAAAAGATGAATTAAGACCGATTTATAAATGGGTCGGCAAATCTAGAATTTTAAAATTTATTCCTAAGTTTCTATTTAACCCACCAAGGTTTCTTGCTAAATATATCATGGGAGCCAAAAATTCTAAATTGTTTTATGAAATATTGGATGATACGGATTTTAGCTTTGTAAAATGGGCGTTACAAGAATTTACCGCATGGCAAAACACAGCACGATCCTCAAGAGTTCTTAAGATAAACGGTACAAAAGACAAATTGATTCCGTCCAAAGGTACTACTAGAACAAAGCTTATTGAAGGTGGAGAACATTTTATGATTGTAGATAACGCAAATGAAATCAGCAAAATCATTAATTTTGAACTTAGAAATACTTAGCATAAAACCATATGAACAACTCTAAAGAATTCTTAGCTATTGTTAGCGCCGAACTAAAGGAGAATACTCCCAACTGGGACAATCTTCTAAAATTGATCTTAAAGCATTTTCAATGCGTTACCGGCACGTTACATTTTTTAGATAAAGCGTCTTTACTACAGCTTCAATCTCAAGTAGGTATTCCTGAGTTTTTAATTCCTAAACTATCTACTATTCCTATTGGTAAAGGTATGGCGGGTATTGCGGCAGAAAGAAGAAAACCTGTTGAAATGTGTAATCTACAGACTGATGATTCTGGTGTTGCTAGACCATCGGCAAAAGATACCAAAGTAGAAGGATCATTAGCTGCACCGTTAATGTATAGTGACAATTTATACGGAACTATTGGTATTGCTAAACCGGTACCTTATGATTTTACCGAAACCGAGATGGACCTACTCATGCAAATTGGTGAATTAATAAGCAAAAAATTAAGCTAACATTCTCACTTTTATAAATAAAAAAAGCCCGCTGATTAGCGGGCTTTTTAATTGGTTAAAATTGTTATTATTTTTCCTTCTTGGCAGGTATGACAACAGATTTAGAACCTGTAAGCGGTATAGTACCTTCGGCACCTGCATCTGTATAGCTAGCCGTAATCACCAACATATTACCCGGTGCAGATGATTCTGCCGTTATAGTTCCTTTTGCAGGTAATGATTTTTCCTTTTTATCATCTCCGTTCAATGAAAGAATATACAATCCGATCTGTCTAGTTTCATCCGTTGTAATATTTGGGTGTGCAGGCATAGTTACTTCTCCCCAAACACCATTACCACCTGTTTTCATTTTACCTTGCAAGTATTTCAAGGCATCTTTACGCTCTTTGTACTTTGCTGCAATATCCTTGTAATTTGGCCCTATAGAAGCTTCTGTTTCTTTATGACATGTTTTACAATCCATTGCTTGGGTCAGCGCTTTGCCAGTAACGGTTGCTGAGACTTGTTGGTGTCCCATACTCATAGCCACCTTATCCATTCCTTCTAAATAGTCCACACTTACAAATATATTGTCGGCATCAATTTCAGTACCATCTGCATCAGTTACAGAAACATCGTATGCAATTTTCTGACCTGGTAAGTAAAATGCCGGTGCATTATCACCCAAAGAAATTGTAACCTCTGGTCTTGAGTTCCCCGCGACTATACTAGAACTTTCGCTAATTGCCTCTTCTCCCTTATCATCTGCAACAGTTACCTTTAACTTATAGACTCCTGCATCTTCATAGTTATAGCTGATTTTTGGCTCTGTAGTTTCTTTGGTCTCGCCGTTACCAAAATCCCATATATATTTTATGGCATCATCTTCACGATCACTTGCTTCTATAGTAGCAGAAACGGTCAACGGAGTTTTTCCCGCTGTTTCACTAACGGTTACTTCATTGATCAACGGTGGTCTATTACCTCCGTTAAATTCAATATATCCTAAAGAAGAATTTGCATTTTGAGAGAACCAACCACTACCATATTCCAATAGAT includes:
- a CDS encoding DUF2914 domain-containing protein, encoding MKKALARYRNSAFRNFIRRHSKYAPIIFFVGGFIFDTLTLGRIDRTYDLTVLCLHMTSLSITLYLYNLVDDGKWKNTFLERYEEYLPLAIQFFFGGLSSAYVIYFSRSVSLSKTASFFIILVLLLIANEFLKKRISNKYLQFGVYYFISFTFFTFMIPVFLKELNTTIFLISGAVSLISTLILLTIIYGKSPSTRKEIKLGKMVFIIIAIYAIINLFYFLKLIPPVPLALDKGIVAHEVIQKNGNYEVTYESEESLIFWRKHKLDFSYSPDQRVYIFSSIFAPTDLKKSIFHRWRRYNTQTKEWENVDDIGYDITGGRDGGFRGYTYKTNVTPGEWEVQVLTEEEQVLGVIGFQIKTRTDQNPLRLKTSKF
- a CDS encoding YkgJ family cysteine cluster protein, translated to MTIYQKVQAVDRIFNQLDKELGSFQQSTGLSCVANCGLCCLKPDINATALEFLPLAYHLLIHGETERWLEKLQNNKDNKICPVLNEIITPDSKGYCSEYAHRGLICRLFGFSAMLHKSNKPILVTCKPIKEQKTEAFNKANAHIAANKNYPLISNYYMQLRSIDESLGEELFPIRIAIEKAIHAVLAYYAYRELPSKDNIV
- a CDS encoding alpha/beta fold hydrolase; translation: MKIYAISGLGADQRVFNHLTLDFELTTIDWITPHQNEHIKEYSRRLSSVIDTNGEFCLIGVSFGGLIATEISKMLQPKKVILISSAQTKDELRPIYKWVGKSRILKFIPKFLFNPPRFLAKYIMGAKNSKLFYEILDDTDFSFVKWALQEFTAWQNTARSSRVLKINGTKDKLIPSKGTTRTKLIEGGEHFMIVDNANEISKIINFELRNT
- a CDS encoding GAF domain-containing protein — translated: MNNSKEFLAIVSAELKENTPNWDNLLKLILKHFQCVTGTLHFLDKASLLQLQSQVGIPEFLIPKLSTIPIGKGMAGIAAERRKPVEMCNLQTDDSGVARPSAKDTKVEGSLAAPLMYSDNLYGTIGIAKPVPYDFTETEMDLLMQIGELISKKLS